The DNA region TAGGTATACCTGGGGCATTCATAGCCAGGATAATAAACACGCTGGATTCCATGTACGGATATAAGGACAGGCAGAACTTTGAATTTGGCAGGTTTTCAGCCCTCATGGATACCGTTATAAACTACATACCGGCCAGACTATCATGGTTTTTCATCGGGTTCTCAGCAGATGTGCTGAACTACAGGCACAAGATCATAAGCCCATTGAAATATATAAGGAGGTTTGACAGCGTTAATGCTGGATGGCCCATATCAACCATAGCGTGCGCACTGAACCTCAGGCTTGAGAAGAAAGGTTCATACATAGTAAATGATGATGGATACCCGCCCTCGGTAAAAGACATAGAGCGTACGATGAGGGTGTTCTATGTTGCTGTTTACTCCTACACAATAATATTCGTTCTGCCTCTGCTGGTGGCAATGGCCTTCATATTGTGACATTATTGGCCTGCCTTTGAAAAGCACAGAATATCGAATATCTTGCGATATTACCAGAAGATAGGTAGGGTGTGGAATGTGAGTAAAGTTTCTTATATATAAGTTAAATTGACTTTTATGGGTACACAGATCTCAGGTATCATAGGGCCATTTGCTCAATCCCTGTCATCAATAGGCCCGATGCTTAACATAATAGGTCTTTTTTCAATAATAGCTTCAATAGATTACCGTTTCCTCTTTTACATAGTGCTTATAGCATTTGCACTTTCTGCATTGAATATCTATATGCCTTACAAAGCCTCAAGAATGATGCGATCAAACGGTGGTTATTATGCAATAACAGGGACCATCTCGGGAAAGACCGCGGGAATAACCACAGCTTACCTGTATCTGATATACGGATTCTCTGCTCTCCCTTCCATAACCCTTTTTCTGATGTCGTTTTCCTCGTTTTTCATAGACAATTCATATCTGACTATGGCAATACCCATTCTCTATACTGCGCTGGCAGTATATGTAGTATCCAGAGGCGTCGGGAGATCCGTAGATGTGATGAAGGTATTTGGCCTGGCTGAGATCGCGTTCATAATTGCGGTGGATGCGATCATGCTTGCGCATCATACAGGATCCATCGTGGAAATTAAGGATGTGAATCTTGGCAGCGGAAGCCTCTGGAGTGGACTGCTGTTCGGCATGCTTATGTTTTCTGGTGCCGGATCTGCCTTCTTCATAACGGAAAACACCAGGGATGGCAGGAGAAAGGTTCCCTATGGAATTCTCACGGCCTTTGCGATATCTGGATCACTGATGGTACTTTCTGCGTACGCTGTACAGGTATTTCTAGGCGCGCGTATGATCTCATATTCAGTGAATCCTTATCTTATAGTGGATTACATCCGATCCTCTGCGGGATCGTTCATATACGCTGCGTTCATCGTTTTTTCGCTTTCAAGTTCCTTCAACCTAACCGTGGGCTATCTCAATTCATTCAGAAACGCCGTTGTGCGAAT from Thermoplasma sp. Kam2015 includes:
- a CDS encoding APC family permease, producing the protein MGTQISGIIGPFAQSLSSIGPMLNIIGLFSIIASIDYRFLFYIVLIAFALSALNIYMPYKASRMMRSNGGYYAITGTISGKTAGITTAYLYLIYGFSALPSITLFLMSFSSFFIDNSYLTMAIPILYTALAVYVVSRGVGRSVDVMKVFGLAEIAFIIAVDAIMLAHHTGSIVEIKDVNLGSGSLWSGLLFGMLMFSGAGSAFFITENTRDGRRKVPYGILTAFAISGSLMVLSAYAVQVFLGARMISYSVNPYLIVDYIRSSAGSFIYAAFIVFSLSSSFNLTVGYLNSFRNAVVRMSLDGIINMNMRGFYAAILIINIAVSWALYLSVGAFYGFVIISGIVSAMFLTVHLITTGSIARRMASSRAVLSITILSASFALLMVTLMYSLVADIGSDPAIGIIYGLLVVLTLIFVFLIYRNAAKNTVKFGAEEL